A single window of Athene noctua chromosome 1, bAthNoc1.hap1.1, whole genome shotgun sequence DNA harbors:
- the LOC141958016 gene encoding LOW QUALITY PROTEIN: U6 snRNA (guanine-N(2))-methyltransferase THUMPD2-like (The sequence of the model RefSeq protein was modified relative to this genomic sequence to represent the inferred CDS: inserted 2 bases in 1 codon) has translation MAPFLHPDTSTWLLCADTQLGEGSLGTPDLCGDLRSPTALAAALPHGGSWSRRQACCLAAAGRGSRRAHRGGPLPPGAPGRPRRRRGGRELLLAREVRVRLGAAEADRVSGKAFFGTEAELGQLRKLKSGERLVLLLKNHPPLAVSRNKGKMLHEIKSLVVDEPKYWLDVLYIWNTFMGLXGKKNEMSQENHLPLKRKSQEETNTATKRQKTEQTMSEQCQAEAAERYMLPERKIDQDCWTESKTSLEDPSKSSGKKPVVKEKLSFRVSCRCSGAVAKILQSQEIGRAVGIALVKQFGWQADLRDPDLEVVLGSDYLNDIYSVVGIPLFRLPLANRESIRTAGLRSTIAWALASLAEISAGAFVLDPVCGLGTILLEAAKEWPMKLLQARPASVDPRMFQETSPARVLA, from the exons ATGGCTCCATTCCTACACCCCGACACGAGCACATGGCTACTCTGCGCTGATACCCAGCTGGGTGAAGGCTCCTTGGGAACGCCGGATCTCTGCGGAGACTTACGCAGCCCGACTGCCCTGGCAGCTGCTCTCCCGCATGGCGGCAGCTGGTCACGAAGGCAAGCGTGTTGTCTG gcagcggcggggcggggctcgAGGCGGGCTCACCGCGGGGGGCCGCTCCCGCCAGGCGCCCCCGGCCGGCCgagacggcggcggggcgggcgggagctgCTCCTCGCCCGGGAGGTGCGGGTGCGGCTCGGCGCCGCGGAG GCGGACCGCGTCTCAGGAAAAGCCTTCTTCGGCACAGAGGCGGAGCTGGGCCAGCTGAGGAAACTCAAGTCTGGAGAGCGACTGGTTTTGCTGCTTAAAAACCACCCCCCACTCGCAGTTTCTAGAAATAAAG GGAAAATGCTGCATGAGATTAAAAGCCTTGTCGTTGATGAACCAAAGTATTGGCTGGATGTTCTCTATATTTGGAACACATTCATGggtct agggaaaaaaaatgagatgtCTCAAGAAAACCATTTGCCTCTCAAGAGAAAATCACAAGAAGAGACAAATACTGCAactaaaaggcagaaaacagaacAGACTATGTCTGAGCAATGTCAAGCGGAAGCTGCAGAGAGGTATATGTTGCCAGAGAGAAAGATTGATCAAGACTGCTGGACTGAAAGTAAGACTTCCTTAGAAGACCCTTCCAAAAGCAGTGGAAAGAAGCCTGTTGTGAAGGAGAAGCTTAGTTTCAGAGTTTCTTGTCGTTGTAGTGGAGCAGTTGCCAAAATACTTCAGTCACAG GAGATCGGAAGAGCCGTTGGCATAGCGCTCGTGAAGCAGTTTGGGTGGCAGGCTGATCTGCGGGACCCCGATCTAGAGGTAGTG cTAGGATCAGATTATCTTAATGACATTTACTCAGTGGTAGGGATTCCTCTTTTCAG gcTTCCATTAGCAAACAGAGAGTCTATCAGAACAGCAGGACTGCGGTCAACAATTGCATGGGCCCTGGCATCTCTGGCTGAAATCAGT GCGGGTGCCTTTGTGCTGGATCCCGTGTGTGGGCTAGGAACgatactgctggaagctgccaaagagtGGCCT ATGAAATTGTTACAAGCTCGTCCTGCAAGTGTGGATCCAAGGATGTTCCAGGAAACGTCTCCAGCTAGAGTTCTGGcatag